The DNA region TCACTCTGAGGTTCAACACCTCCAACTGCACAGAAAATAGCTACAGCACCATCAAGAACCCTGAGCGAACGCTCAACTTCAACTGTAAAGTCGACATGACCCGGAGTGTCAATGATGTTGATTTTATATTTTTCATCCCTTACATCCCAAAAAACTGTGGTAGCAGCCGAAGTAATGGTAATACCACGTTCCTGTTCCTGAATCATCCAGTCCATGGTAGCAGTGCCATCATGCACTTCACCAATTTTATAGCTGATTCCGGTATAATACAACATACGCTCGGTTGTCGTGGTTTTACCCGCGTCAATGTGCGCCATAATGCCGATGTTGCGTGTATGTGCTAATCTGCCGGACATTTGTTGTTGTACTATTGGGTTGTTTGGTTAATTTATATTAGAAGCGGAAATGTGAGAAGGCCTTGTTGGCATCAGCCATACGATGGGTATCTTCTTTTTTCTTAAAAGCAGAACCTTCTTCTTTGTAAGCAGCCATGATTTCGCCGGCGAGTTTGGCGCTCATCGTTTTTTCATGACGTTTACGTGCAAAAAGGATAAGGTTCTTCATTCCGATTGAGCTCTTGCGACCCGGACGGATTTCAGAAGGAATCTGGAAAGTTGCACCACCAATACGGCGGCTGCGTACTTCCACATTAGGAGTTACATTGCTGAGACCTTTTTTCCAAATCTCGAGTCCGTCTTCTCCCATTTTTTCAGTAACAGTCTCAATGGCTTCATAAAAAATCTGGAAAGCCAGGTTTTTCTTTCCTGTGTACATTAAGTTGTTAACGAACTTGGTAACAAGAACGTCATTGAACTTCGGGTCAGGAAGAATGATTCTCTTTTTTGGTTTTGATTTCCTCATTGCTTTATACTTTGCTAATACCTGAATCAGGAATTATTTTTTACCTTTTGCAGGGGCTGCTACTTTACCACCTTTTGGACGCTTGGTTCCGTATTTTGATCTGCGCTGATTGCGGCCGTCTACTCCGGATGTATCAAGTGCTCCACGTATAATATGGTATCTTACTCCTGGCAAGTCTTTTACCCTGCCACCACGAATCATAACGATGGAGTGTTCCTGCAGGTTGTGACCTTCACCCGGAATGTAAGCATTTACCTCTTTACTGTTGGTAAGCCTAACCCTGGCGACCTTACGCATAGCTGAATTAGGTTTTTTTGGTGTTGTGGTATAAACCCTAACACAAACACCTCTTCGCTGTGGACAAGAATCCAGTGCCGGAGATTTGCTCTTATCGGTCAACTTTTTACGTCCTTTACGAACCAATTGCGAAATTGTAGGCATATTAGAACTTTTAAATTGGTTTTTTTACTCGACTAACCCCTTTTTTTAGGGTCTGCAAAGGTACAACTTAATTTTAACTTTACAATAAGCTGATCAAAAATAAATTACAATGTTACAAACCCTTTAAAGGAATTGCTTTTCTGATGATTTTAAATCTGCTGAATAAGCTTTTGAAAGCTTCTTCGCTTTTGCTCAGTAAGCAATGTTCATTGTAATTCTGAAATTATGGAGGGAAGATGATATTGACAGACACGTCAGGCCATTGGCCAAGACTAAATCAATACCCCGGTTAATTGTTGGTGCCCTGCGGCTGGTATTGATTGAAACCTATAGTTGTCTAACTTTATCAGGTTTCCCGGATTCGAAAATCTCAGAAATTTTGAGCATTTCAGGAAGATACAATCTATACCTTCCTCTCAAATGCGGCTGCAAAAGTATAAATTAATTTTATTCCTGCAACATTTTTTCTAATTATTTTTCAAGAAGATAAAAGAATTATTCCCTTTCACCTGAAATTGCTTAGAATAAAAGCATTACATTCGCATTATGATTCTGATACCGTAACCATAACAAACGATTCATATTTACTGGTATTTATTTATATATTGTCAACACCCGATATATGATGCCATCTCAATTAACCATTCATGTAAAGAGAGAATCCTTTGTTTGTGTTTATTTGTGTGAAACAAACTATAATTCAGCCCTTCATTTATTTGCACATCCTTTCCGGAAATTAATTCCATATTTACCTTTATTCTTTCCGGCAATGGATAAGCCACCATGAGTCGTAGCTGAATCAACATCACTTGCGGAAGGCGCTATTTTAAGCGTATATAATGAAATGGAAATTACCAATAAAATGAAAAAACAAATTCTCTTCTTTATTATTATTTTCAGCAGTGTTTACTATGTTTCCGCCCAAACCTGGCCAAAAGTGTATATTAACCCTTATGGCAACTCTAGCCCTTTTTGTTCTTTTGAAACATATGATGAAGGCATTGTCGTACTTAGCAAGCACAAAAGGGATGGGGGAGTGGTAATAGCAGGCTGGCTTTTTAAGACAGATATCAATGGCGAAATTATCTGGGAGCGAACACTTGGCAGTCTCACTGATTATTTATCGTGGTTTAATATGATGCAGGTTACCCGCGATTCAGGTTTGGTAATTGCCTTAAGCACACGTTATGCGGATTTATACCCTTTTGGAATTTTTGCAGATGCCGCATTTATGAAACTCAATGCCTGCGGGCAATTAGACTGGTGCAATATAATTAATGAACCCGGTATTGATAATTTTGGACAGGATGTTGCTGAAACCTACGATGGATACGTTGGACTGTATAACAATTATCATCCCGGCGGGCCTCCACCACACAGCAACGAAAACCCGACTTCTTTGATTAAATTTGATTTCAACGGCCAGATTCAATGGAGATTGAATTACGATGATAAGCTTTTGGATGTTGAGGACTGGTGGGATATTCTGGTTTTAAAGGACAGCACTTATCTGGTAACCGGATATTGTAAGTATTATGATTCTATACAATCCGAGCACTATACGAAACCGATTAAAGTTAACATAGATCAGGATGGAAATATAATAAACTATAATATTTTA from Lentimicrobiaceae bacterium includes:
- the rpsG gene encoding 30S ribosomal protein S7 — its product is MRKSKPKKRIILPDPKFNDVLVTKFVNNLMYTGKKNLAFQIFYEAIETVTEKMGEDGLEIWKKGLSNVTPNVEVRSRRIGGATFQIPSEIRPGRKSSIGMKNLILFARKRHEKTMSAKLAGEIMAAYKEEGSAFKKKEDTHRMADANKAFSHFRF
- a CDS encoding 30S ribosomal protein S12; this encodes MPTISQLVRKGRKKLTDKSKSPALDSCPQRRGVCVRVYTTTPKKPNSAMRKVARVRLTNSKEVNAYIPGEGHNLQEHSIVMIRGGRVKDLPGVRYHIIRGALDTSGVDGRNQRRSKYGTKRPKGGKVAAPAKGKK